A genome region from Nocardia sp. NBC_01730 includes the following:
- a CDS encoding phage holin family protein, translating to MQLLIRLIINGVAIWLAAAWVDKIDIISPSDQGTGAKVVVVLVVAAVFTVVNALVKPIVKLLSLPLVIVTVGLFLLVINALMLWLTAEITKAFSDYGLRVEGFWAAVLGGIIVSIVNWVLGILVPDGDD from the coding sequence ATGCAGCTTCTGATTCGGTTGATCATCAACGGCGTGGCAATCTGGCTGGCCGCGGCCTGGGTCGACAAGATCGACATCATCAGCCCCTCCGACCAGGGCACCGGCGCAAAAGTTGTCGTTGTGCTCGTCGTCGCCGCGGTCTTCACGGTGGTGAACGCGTTGGTCAAGCCGATCGTCAAACTGCTGTCGCTGCCATTGGTGATCGTGACGGTCGGCCTGTTCCTGCTCGTGATCAACGCGCTCATGCTGTGGCTGACCGCGGAGATCACCAAGGCATTCAGCGACTACGGCCTGCGGGTAGAGGGCTTCTGGGCCGCGGTACTCGGCGGCATCATCGTCTCGATCGTCAACTGGGTGCTCGGCATCCTGGTCCCGGACGGCGACGACTAG
- a CDS encoding AfsR/SARP family transcriptional regulator, which produces MFPDQSGLNGHSHPLTAPAGESVVVALLGEIALRRDGALTPLPGARSRLLLAALALRTGRSRSAQALIDDVWGEQPPRAPMNALHTQVSRLRSALPDGTLEIGPAGYRLSMGTDQVDLTLVGELVQRARGCRTAGDPTGCLDAVWQARGLWRGEPGADLPAGGLADELRTAAAHRHAELDALELAARESVGDIDGALRLARRRNATDPFDEPAQQTLMRLLAAAGRANEALESFAAFRSRLAEHLGTDPGPALVALNTAILRGEPVRAADLAPRYASGGTPISAAAGALSAGENTAASAQFQQPGAVGLRAAPNMLLGRTDDLTALEELLRDSRVITVLGPGGSGKTRVANEIGARVAASRPVVLVELASVRAEGDDAGVEIEAAIAAVLGLSDVTFDSATLRTRQALDARQRLRDAVSARSMLLILDNCEHLIDAVAVVVADLIGIANRLTVLTTSRAPLMITAETVYPLPPLTIDPAGSPATELFAARARAVRPGVRLDPDVVAQLCHTLDGLPLAIELAAARVRVMSVEEINERLSDRFALLRHGDRSSPERHRTLHAVIDWSWNLLDTAQQVTLRRLCRFPAGFTLSAAEAVACGAAVDDVAAAVDGLVNQSLLAVLDDEALGTRYRMLETVREYGEEQLTRIAGDAESVDIAIMRWAKDYSDDVARRYLTGDQIELALSVAMELDNLLAALRCALERRDAATAYTVFPVIATLWVIRGSHTEVVSWAARVIDLEPAVFGPDAPRSDLVLTTYQMMFLHLAYTGGGARALAQLRLRVRRLLCNRTDLTENNRFIGRVVLVRPDGAGLGRLIAHALRSTDQETRATALLLRANIRENLGDVHGSTVDATRALEIFGHNNVWSVAMVCRHLGQVCGQTAQYAESVTYYRRSLDMLARLGAYEDTVETRSMLVASLVGIGELEQAAHELDLALGTSDVDNSTGGQNRLLATVVQSSAEVAFAEGDIEGGLYRYERALDLYGWPDSALGPGPGALMLAAAALDAKVLYGAAGSGATLAADLVELTLPSMTQYQDLPQIGGVACAVGSYLIAVDRSVARGLELLALAPNVFCRQDFPSMRWAGHADAAGAALGADRVAEARDRVGHLRRRDSADRIMRILHELNEAR; this is translated from the coding sequence ATGTTTCCGGATCAGAGCGGCCTGAACGGCCACAGTCACCCCTTGACGGCGCCCGCAGGCGAATCGGTCGTGGTGGCCCTGCTGGGTGAGATCGCGCTGCGCCGTGACGGCGCGCTGACACCTCTGCCGGGCGCGCGCTCCCGGCTGCTGCTCGCGGCGCTCGCCTTGCGGACGGGCCGCAGCCGCAGCGCACAGGCCCTGATCGATGACGTGTGGGGTGAGCAGCCGCCGAGGGCGCCGATGAATGCGCTACACACCCAGGTCTCCCGGCTCCGCTCTGCTCTGCCCGACGGAACGTTGGAGATCGGGCCGGCGGGTTACCGGTTGAGCATGGGCACCGATCAGGTCGATCTGACCCTGGTCGGCGAGCTCGTGCAGCGGGCGCGCGGCTGCCGGACAGCGGGCGACCCGACCGGGTGCCTGGACGCGGTGTGGCAGGCGCGAGGGCTGTGGCGCGGAGAACCAGGCGCCGACCTGCCCGCTGGTGGCCTCGCCGACGAGCTGCGCACTGCCGCCGCGCACCGGCACGCCGAGTTGGACGCGCTCGAGCTGGCCGCGCGCGAGTCCGTCGGCGACATCGACGGCGCACTGCGCCTGGCCCGCCGACGCAACGCCACCGACCCGTTCGACGAACCCGCACAGCAGACCCTGATGCGCCTGCTCGCCGCGGCGGGCCGCGCCAACGAGGCGCTGGAATCCTTCGCGGCTTTCCGTTCCCGGTTGGCCGAGCACCTCGGTACGGACCCTGGTCCCGCGCTCGTAGCGTTGAACACCGCGATACTGCGCGGCGAGCCGGTCCGCGCCGCCGACCTCGCGCCGCGGTACGCCTCCGGTGGGACGCCGATCTCGGCCGCTGCCGGCGCGCTGTCCGCCGGCGAAAACACCGCCGCCTCGGCACAATTCCAGCAACCCGGCGCGGTCGGGCTGCGTGCCGCGCCCAACATGCTGCTCGGCCGCACGGACGATCTGACCGCGCTCGAAGAACTACTGCGCGATTCCCGCGTGATCACCGTCCTCGGCCCGGGCGGCTCGGGAAAGACCAGGGTCGCCAACGAGATCGGTGCGCGCGTGGCGGCCTCCCGCCCGGTGGTGCTGGTCGAACTGGCCTCGGTGCGTGCGGAGGGCGACGACGCCGGGGTCGAGATCGAGGCCGCGATCGCCGCGGTGCTCGGCCTGAGCGACGTCACCTTCGACTCCGCCACCTTGCGCACCAGGCAGGCGCTCGATGCACGTCAGCGTCTGCGCGACGCGGTATCGGCCCGCTCGATGCTGCTCATTTTGGATAACTGCGAGCACCTGATCGATGCTGTCGCCGTGGTGGTCGCCGATCTGATCGGCATCGCCAACCGGCTGACCGTGCTCACCACCAGCCGCGCGCCGCTGATGATCACCGCCGAGACCGTGTATCCGCTGCCGCCCTTGACGATCGACCCCGCCGGTTCGCCCGCGACCGAGCTGTTCGCGGCGCGCGCCAGGGCGGTGCGCCCCGGCGTCCGGCTGGACCCGGACGTCGTCGCCCAGCTCTGCCACACCCTCGACGGGCTGCCGCTGGCCATCGAGCTAGCCGCCGCACGCGTGCGCGTGATGAGCGTCGAGGAGATCAACGAGCGGCTGTCCGATCGGTTCGCCCTGCTGCGCCACGGCGACCGCAGCTCGCCCGAACGACATCGCACGCTGCACGCCGTGATCGACTGGAGCTGGAACCTGCTCGACACCGCGCAGCAGGTGACACTGCGCCGATTATGCCGATTCCCGGCCGGTTTCACGCTCTCGGCCGCCGAGGCGGTGGCGTGCGGAGCTGCGGTGGACGACGTCGCCGCCGCCGTCGACGGCCTGGTGAATCAGTCGCTGCTCGCGGTGCTGGACGACGAGGCGCTCGGCACCCGCTATCGGATGCTGGAAACCGTGCGGGAGTACGGCGAGGAGCAGCTGACCCGCATCGCGGGGGATGCCGAATCGGTCGACATCGCGATAATGCGGTGGGCAAAGGACTATTCCGACGACGTGGCGCGCCGGTATCTGACCGGCGACCAGATCGAGCTGGCGCTTTCGGTCGCGATGGAGTTGGACAACCTGCTCGCGGCGTTGCGCTGTGCGCTCGAACGGCGGGACGCCGCAACGGCGTACACAGTCTTCCCCGTCATCGCCACGCTATGGGTGATTCGCGGCTCGCACACCGAGGTGGTCAGCTGGGCTGCGCGGGTCATCGACCTGGAGCCGGCCGTATTCGGCCCCGACGCGCCGCGGTCGGATCTCGTGCTCACCACGTACCAGATGATGTTCCTGCATCTCGCCTACACCGGTGGTGGTGCCCGCGCGCTCGCCCAGCTGCGCCTGCGCGTGCGCCGATTGCTGTGCAACCGCACCGATCTCACCGAGAACAACCGGTTCATCGGCCGAGTCGTGCTCGTCCGGCCCGACGGCGCTGGCCTCGGCAGGCTGATCGCCCACGCACTTCGATCGACAGATCAGGAGACAAGGGCCACCGCACTGCTGCTGCGCGCCAACATCAGGGAGAACCTCGGCGACGTACACGGCTCGACCGTAGACGCGACCCGGGCGCTGGAGATCTTCGGGCACAACAACGTCTGGAGCGTGGCCATGGTGTGCAGGCACCTCGGCCAGGTCTGCGGTCAGACCGCGCAGTACGCGGAATCGGTAACGTACTATCGCCGTTCGCTGGACATGCTGGCGCGGCTCGGCGCCTACGAGGACACGGTCGAGACCCGCAGCATGCTGGTGGCGTCGCTGGTCGGTATCGGCGAGCTGGAGCAGGCTGCGCACGAACTCGACCTCGCGCTCGGCACGTCGGATGTCGACAACTCGACCGGCGGGCAGAATCGGCTGCTGGCAACGGTCGTGCAGAGTTCGGCCGAGGTGGCGTTCGCGGAGGGCGATATCGAGGGAGGGCTGTATCGCTACGAACGTGCGCTCGACCTGTACGGCTGGCCGGACAGCGCGCTCGGGCCCGGGCCGGGCGCCTTGATGCTCGCCGCGGCGGCGCTCGACGCGAAGGTGCTCTACGGCGCCGCCGGCTCCGGCGCGACCCTGGCCGCGGATCTGGTCGAACTCACCCTGCCGAGCATGACGCAGTATCAGGACCTGCCGCAGATCGGCGGCGTCGCCTGCGCGGTCGGCTCGTATCTCATCGCCGTCGATCGGTCTGTGGCGCGCGGTCTCGAGCTGCTCGCGTTGGCGCCGAATGTTTTCTGCCGCCAAGACTTTCCTTCGATGCGCTGGGCCGGACACGCGGACGCGGCCGGCGCGGCGCTCGGCGCCGACCGGGTCGCCGAGGCGCGCGACCGGGTCGGCCACCTGCGCCGCAGGGACTCCGCAGACCGCATCATGCGGATACTTCACGAGCTGAACGAGGCCCGCTGA
- a CDS encoding PLP-dependent cysteine synthase family protein, translating into MKSCDRRTPRDWVDNAVRLIDADTQRSADTHLLRYPLPVQWNVQLYLKDESTHISGSLKHRLARSLFLYAICNGWVTEGTTVVEASSGSTAVSEAYFAKLLGLDFVAVMPASTSPQKVALIEAQGGRCHFVQRPPDMYAEAARLAAECGGHYMDQFTHAERATDWRGNNNIAESIFQQMALETHPVPEWIVVGAGTGGTSATIGRYIRYRRYATKLAVVDPENSAFFGGYETGDPTYQTGMSSRIEGIGRPRVEPSFVGPVVDRMFEVPDAASIAAARHASVRLGRRVGGSTGTNLWGVFALVAEMIAENCRGSVVTLLCDGGDRYAGTYFDDAWVASQGIVLAEPAAILDTFMATGVWEA; encoded by the coding sequence ATGAAGTCCTGTGATCGCAGAACGCCGCGTGACTGGGTCGACAACGCGGTCCGGCTGATCGATGCCGACACCCAGCGCAGCGCCGACACTCATCTGCTGCGCTATCCGCTGCCTGTCCAGTGGAATGTCCAGTTGTATCTGAAGGACGAGTCCACGCATATCAGTGGCAGCCTCAAGCACCGGCTGGCGCGCTCGCTGTTCCTGTACGCGATCTGTAACGGCTGGGTCACCGAAGGCACCACGGTGGTGGAGGCGTCCTCCGGCTCGACCGCGGTCAGCGAGGCCTACTTCGCGAAGCTGCTCGGCCTGGACTTCGTCGCGGTGATGCCTGCGAGCACGTCCCCGCAGAAGGTCGCGCTGATCGAAGCCCAGGGCGGCCGTTGCCATTTCGTGCAGCGCCCGCCGGATATGTACGCCGAGGCGGCGCGGCTGGCCGCCGAGTGCGGCGGCCACTACATGGACCAGTTCACGCACGCGGAGCGCGCCACCGACTGGCGCGGCAACAACAACATCGCAGAGTCGATTTTCCAGCAGATGGCGTTGGAGACCCATCCGGTGCCGGAGTGGATCGTAGTCGGCGCGGGCACCGGGGGCACCAGCGCCACGATCGGCCGCTACATCCGCTACCGCAGGTACGCAACGAAATTGGCCGTAGTCGATCCGGAGAACTCCGCGTTCTTCGGCGGCTACGAGACCGGCGATCCCACCTACCAGACCGGTATGTCCTCGCGTATCGAGGGGATCGGCCGTCCCCGGGTGGAACCGTCGTTCGTCGGGCCGGTGGTGGATCGCATGTTCGAGGTGCCGGACGCGGCCTCCATCGCGGCCGCCCGGCACGCCAGTGTGCGGCTCGGTCGGCGGGTCGGCGGGTCGACCGGCACCAACCTGTGGGGTGTGTTCGCGCTTGTCGCCGAGATGATCGCCGAGAACTGCCGCGGCAGCGTGGTCACGCTGCTATGTGACGGCGGAGATCGCTACGCGGGAACGTATTTCGACGACGCCTGGGTCGCGTCGCAGGGGATTGTCCTCGCCGAGCCCGCCGCGATCCTGGACACGTTCATGGCGACCGGAGTCTGGGAGGCCTGA
- the ccsB gene encoding c-type cytochrome biogenesis protein CcsB, producing the protein MPIDETIARYSDFAFKTAIVVYALVMVLLIWQYATARSRQVAERELVPVGATPSGPGRVVEPAQRPLSERLGNMAFSVLMVAIVLHVGAIVLRGFATHRFPLGNMYEFVTMATAAAVLVGVSLLREQRYRSMWVFLLVPVLILMFLAGTVLYADAAPVVPALKSFWLPVHVTIVSVGSGVFMFAGVASLLFLYRLRQPEGEESANVLGTIARRLPDARTLDRLAYKASIIGFPLFGAGVILGAIWAEAAWGRFWGWDPKETCSFIAWVLYAAYLHARATSGWRDTKAAWINIAGFVAMLFNLFIINMVISGLHSYAGLN; encoded by the coding sequence ATGCCGATCGACGAGACCATCGCCAGGTACAGCGATTTCGCGTTCAAGACGGCGATAGTGGTGTATGCGTTGGTCATGGTGCTGCTGATCTGGCAGTACGCCACGGCGCGCAGCCGTCAAGTCGCCGAGCGTGAGCTGGTGCCGGTGGGGGCGACTCCGTCGGGACCGGGCCGCGTCGTCGAGCCCGCACAGCGGCCGCTGTCGGAGCGGCTGGGCAATATGGCGTTCTCGGTGCTGATGGTCGCCATCGTCCTGCACGTGGGCGCGATCGTGTTGCGCGGCTTCGCGACCCATCGCTTCCCGCTCGGCAATATGTACGAGTTCGTCACCATGGCGACGGCCGCCGCCGTGCTGGTCGGAGTGTCGCTCCTGCGCGAACAGCGCTACCGCTCGATGTGGGTCTTCCTGCTGGTGCCGGTGTTGATCCTGATGTTCCTCGCGGGCACGGTGCTCTACGCCGACGCGGCGCCCGTCGTTCCCGCGCTGAAGTCGTTCTGGCTGCCGGTGCACGTCACGATCGTCAGCGTCGGCAGTGGGGTCTTCATGTTCGCGGGCGTCGCGAGCCTGCTTTTCCTCTACCGCCTGCGCCAGCCCGAAGGCGAGGAGTCGGCCAACGTCCTCGGTACGATCGCCCGCCGCCTGCCCGATGCCCGCACCCTGGACCGCCTCGCCTACAAAGCCAGCATCATCGGCTTCCCGCTCTTTGGTGCGGGCGTCATCCTCGGCGCGATCTGGGCCGAAGCCGCCTGGGGCCGTTTCTGGGGCTGGGACCCGAAGGAGACCTGCTCCTTCATCGCCTGGGTCCTCTACGCCGCCTATTTGCACGCCCGCGCCACCTCCGGCTGGCGTGACACCAAGGCGGCATGGATCAATATCGCGGGGTTCGTCGCGATGCTGTTCAACCTGTTCATCATCAACATGGTGATCTCGGGGTTGCACTCGTACGCCGGGCTGAACTGA
- a CDS encoding Clp protease N-terminal domain-containing protein, translated as MFERFSRSARTAIVIAQEDARELCAPNIEVEHVLLGLLAHGDPELKALLAEAGLTHEGVLSRLADNGTEEPLGAEDAEALRSIGIDLDAVRESLEANFGEDALDRAVPEPRRGPLGWGRGSGNVGHIPFAKDAKKVLELALREALGRKDKTIESGHVLLGILRAPNQTTMRLFGGSVQIHDLRPKVHALLDRAA; from the coding sequence ATGTTCGAACGGTTCAGCAGGTCGGCGCGAACGGCCATCGTCATCGCTCAGGAGGACGCACGGGAGTTGTGCGCGCCGAACATCGAGGTGGAGCACGTGCTGCTCGGGCTGCTCGCACACGGCGACCCGGAGCTGAAGGCCCTGCTCGCCGAGGCCGGGCTCACCCACGAGGGCGTGCTGAGCAGGCTGGCCGACAACGGCACGGAGGAACCGCTCGGCGCGGAAGACGCCGAAGCCCTGCGCTCCATCGGCATCGATCTCGACGCCGTGCGCGAATCGCTGGAGGCCAACTTCGGTGAGGACGCGCTCGATCGCGCGGTGCCCGAACCGCGGCGCGGTCCGTTGGGCTGGGGTCGCGGCAGCGGCAACGTCGGGCACATCCCGTTCGCCAAGGACGCGAAAAAGGTTCTGGAGCTCGCGCTGCGCGAGGCGCTCGGCCGCAAGGACAAGACCATCGAATCCGGGCACGTCCTGCTGGGGATCCTGCGGGCGCCCAATCAGACCACCATGCGCCTGTTCGGCGGCTCCGTCCAGATCCACGACTTGCGTCCCAAGGTGCACGCCCTGCTAGACCGTGCCGCCTGA
- a CDS encoding BldC family transcriptional regulator yields MTAITVGGQDTLLTPGQVAALFHVDPKTVTRWAHAGRLGSLRTPGGHRRFRESEVLQLLQSLTTEATAH; encoded by the coding sequence ATGACTGCGATCACCGTCGGCGGCCAGGACACCCTGCTGACGCCGGGGCAGGTTGCTGCCCTGTTCCATGTCGATCCCAAGACCGTGACGCGCTGGGCTCATGCCGGGCGACTGGGGTCGTTGCGCACACCGGGCGGTCATCGCCGGTTCCGCGAATCAGAAGTACTCCAGCTGCTGCAGTCGCTCACTACCGAGGCGACGGCACACTGA
- a CDS encoding alpha/beta hydrolase has protein sequence MGLVFFAPRMPGRALPNTVGLAALVVPWMTAPLLVTVLLTFVIVAMAWHSGRRALLTAGALASVLGLFVIVTPWWSARTTAQEHGASLSWSEFFRTPAQPSPTATRIYQRIENQDLHADIYRPQRPAPSRAALLYVHGGGWNSGTRSDSASWFEWVARQGITVFSIDYRLAPPPRWQDAVGDVKCALGWIRAQAADYDIAPSNVSVAGDSAGGQLALMAAYTVDDRQFPPSCAVSEAPVRSVMGWYAPTDLPSLITHTRLPISLQRYLRDYLGPDYETQHARIEQVSPINHVRVGLPPTLLVQGGIDRMIPSTQAPALADRLHAANVPAEAVVIPWGDHNFTGQWGSWGSQILRPVAQDFLQKYALDEDWDGKHP, from the coding sequence GTGGGCCTTGTTTTCTTCGCGCCACGGATGCCCGGGCGCGCGCTGCCGAACACGGTCGGCCTCGCCGCGCTGGTTGTCCCGTGGATGACCGCACCGCTGCTGGTCACAGTGCTGCTCACGTTCGTGATCGTGGCTATGGCATGGCATTCCGGCCGCCGCGCGCTCTTGACCGCGGGAGCGCTGGCCAGCGTGTTGGGGCTATTCGTGATCGTCACCCCCTGGTGGTCGGCGCGGACAACGGCGCAGGAGCACGGCGCATCACTGTCATGGTCGGAGTTCTTCCGCACACCGGCCCAACCGTCACCCACCGCAACCCGCATATACCAGCGGATCGAAAACCAGGACTTGCACGCGGATATCTACCGCCCCCAGCGGCCGGCCCCGAGCCGAGCCGCACTGCTTTATGTGCACGGCGGTGGTTGGAACTCGGGCACCCGGTCCGACAGCGCGTCGTGGTTCGAATGGGTAGCCCGACAAGGAATCACCGTGTTCTCGATCGACTACCGACTCGCCCCACCGCCAAGGTGGCAGGACGCGGTCGGCGACGTCAAGTGCGCGCTCGGCTGGATTCGTGCACAGGCAGCCGATTACGACATCGCACCATCCAACGTGTCCGTCGCCGGTGACTCCGCCGGTGGCCAACTGGCTCTGATGGCCGCATATACCGTTGACGATCGACAGTTTCCGCCATCGTGCGCGGTGTCCGAGGCACCCGTCCGATCCGTCATGGGCTGGTATGCACCGACCGACCTGCCCAGCCTGATCACCCACACCCGCCTGCCCATCAGCTTGCAACGGTATCTCCGCGACTACCTCGGCCCCGACTACGAGACACAGCACGCCCGAATCGAACAGGTATCGCCGATCAACCACGTCCGCGTGGGCCTACCGCCGACACTGCTCGTCCAAGGCGGTATCGACCGCATGATTCCCAGTACACAAGCTCCCGCACTCGCGGACCGGCTGCACGCAGCGAACGTGCCCGCCGAGGCTGTTGTTATCCCCTGGGGCGATCACAACTTCACCGGGCAATGGGGCAGCTGGGGATCCCAGATCCTGCGACCCGTCGCGCAGGACTTCCTGCAGAAATACGCGCTCGATGAGGACTGGGACGGGAAGCATCCGTAG
- a CDS encoding helix-turn-helix domain-containing protein, which translates to MTEATTLAAAAGSPDPKVGLRAVLALRRLLERLEAIQVTNAREQGWSWQAIAEALEVSKQAVHQKYNRRGRSR; encoded by the coding sequence ATGACTGAAGCAACCACCCTGGCGGCCGCCGCAGGCAGCCCCGACCCCAAGGTCGGGCTGCGCGCGGTGCTCGCGCTGCGTCGGCTGCTCGAACGTCTCGAGGCGATCCAGGTGACCAATGCTCGCGAACAGGGTTGGTCATGGCAGGCGATCGCTGAGGCGCTCGAGGTCAGCAAGCAGGCGGTCCACCAGAAGTACAACCGGAGAGGCAGGAGCCGCTGA
- a CDS encoding DUF4229 domain-containing protein yields MRDEIPPEGVRGQQTAGAGRRLARNLALYSLARLALVVVLTAVILLAARLVSVDIPLLVAALFALIIAMPLSLTLFKRLRAKVNEDIALVDERRRRDKAQLRARLRGENPEDTGASS; encoded by the coding sequence GTGCGTGACGAAATTCCACCGGAAGGTGTTCGCGGACAGCAAACTGCTGGCGCAGGTCGTCGGCTGGCCCGCAATCTGGCGCTCTACAGCCTCGCGAGGCTGGCTCTGGTCGTGGTGCTCACGGCGGTCATCCTGCTGGCCGCACGGCTGGTCTCGGTGGACATTCCGCTGCTGGTCGCCGCCCTGTTCGCGCTGATCATCGCGATGCCGCTGTCGTTGACCCTGTTCAAACGGCTCCGCGCCAAGGTCAACGAGGACATCGCCCTGGTCGATGAGCGCCGTCGCCGCGACAAGGCTCAGTTGCGTGCGCGGCTGCGCGGAGAGAATCCGGAGGACACCGGGGCGTCCTCATGA
- the lppU gene encoding LppU family putative lipoprotein has product MSRQRIRAGITLTGFVVATALAATLVAFAAMSMSGPTEEPAKAAQNDSAATTSTPPPTTTTEEPVTTTEPPPPTTSAMRGASNKSATNLQVNVGECVRLGGSGGIEKAACGSSGAIYKISEKAPANSPCPTDADRTYTDTLQGAAQAALCLDIDWVVGGCMELITGDPKRLDCAALGTPNGVRVIDIKQNTIDVNACGSADSGIVYRQRHFVVCVARL; this is encoded by the coding sequence GTGTCGCGCCAACGTATTCGTGCCGGAATCACTCTGACGGGCTTCGTGGTTGCGACCGCACTGGCGGCGACTCTCGTCGCCTTTGCCGCCATGTCGATGTCCGGACCTACCGAGGAACCGGCGAAGGCCGCCCAGAACGACAGCGCGGCAACCACTTCGACGCCACCGCCGACCACCACCACCGAGGAGCCGGTGACGACCACCGAGCCTCCGCCGCCCACCACCTCGGCGATGCGCGGCGCGTCGAACAAGAGCGCCACCAATCTCCAGGTGAACGTCGGCGAGTGCGTGCGCCTCGGCGGCTCCGGCGGGATCGAGAAGGCGGCCTGCGGCAGCTCCGGCGCCATTTACAAGATCAGCGAGAAGGCACCCGCGAACAGCCCGTGCCCCACTGATGCCGACCGCACCTACACCGACACCTTGCAGGGCGCCGCACAGGCCGCGCTGTGCCTGGACATCGACTGGGTCGTCGGCGGCTGTATGGAGCTGATCACGGGCGATCCGAAGCGCCTGGACTGCGCGGCCCTCGGCACCCCGAACGGGGTGCGGGTGATCGACATCAAACAGAACACCATCGACGTCAACGCCTGCGGCTCGGCCGACAGCGGAATCGTCTACCGACAGCGCCATTTCGTCGTCTGCGTAGCCCGGCTCTGA
- a CDS encoding 1,4-dihydroxy-2-naphthoate polyprenyltransferase: MATAAQWIEGARPRTLPNAIAPVLAGTGAAASVGGAVWWKAILALLVSLALIIGVNYANDYSDGIRGTDDVRVGPLRLVGQKLASPAAVRNAAIVSLALGGVFGLVLVVTSAWWLLLIGAACLVGAWYYTGGSKPYGYSGFGELAVFVFFGLIGVLGTQFVQAKEIDWVGALLAVSVGAFSSAVLVANNLRDIPTDTESGKVTLAVKLGDLRTRTLHLALLAVPFIATLFLVARTPWALVGLVAMPLAVRANAPVRGGKGGLELIPALRDSGLALLVWSAATALAVGLG, translated from the coding sequence ATGGCTACTGCAGCGCAATGGATCGAGGGCGCTCGACCGCGTACCCTGCCGAACGCGATCGCTCCTGTGCTCGCCGGGACCGGCGCGGCCGCGTCTGTCGGCGGTGCGGTGTGGTGGAAAGCGATTCTGGCGCTGCTCGTTTCGCTGGCACTGATCATCGGCGTGAACTACGCCAACGACTACTCCGATGGCATCCGCGGCACCGACGACGTCCGGGTCGGCCCGCTGCGGCTGGTCGGGCAGAAGCTCGCGTCGCCCGCCGCGGTGCGGAATGCCGCGATTGTCAGCCTCGCCCTCGGCGGGGTCTTCGGCCTTGTCCTCGTCGTCACCAGCGCGTGGTGGCTGCTGCTCATCGGCGCCGCCTGCCTGGTCGGCGCCTGGTACTACACCGGTGGCAGCAAGCCCTACGGCTACAGCGGATTCGGCGAGCTCGCGGTGTTCGTCTTCTTCGGCCTGATCGGTGTGCTCGGCACCCAGTTCGTGCAGGCGAAGGAGATCGATTGGGTGGGCGCGCTGCTCGCGGTCTCGGTGGGCGCGTTCTCCAGCGCGGTGCTCGTCGCGAACAACCTGCGCGACATCCCGACCGACACCGAATCCGGAAAGGTCACGCTCGCGGTGAAGCTCGGCGATCTGCGTACCCGCACGCTGCATCTCGCGCTGCTCGCGGTGCCGTTCATCGCGACGCTGTTCCTCGTCGCCCGCACGCCGTGGGCACTGGTCGGTCTGGTCGCAATGCCGCTGGCCGTGCGCGCCAATGCGCCGGTGCGCGGCGGCAAGGGCGGACTCGAACTGATTCCCGCCCTGCGGGATTCCGGCCTCGCCTTGCTGGTCTGGTCGGCGGCCACCGCACTCGCGGTCGGGCTCGGTTAG